TAATATGATGCAAGGGGCTTATGTTCTCGAAAATAGAATCGTTCAATTGCAATTGCAGTTGGAAAAACCGGATATTCTTATTTCGCCGGATATAAGCGATTTCAATATGCTTCATTTTCATCGTGCCAATGAACTGATAGCAATTGGTGAAAAAGCGGCGCAGGAAATGCTGCCGCAAATTAAGGAAATAGCAGAAACCTCATTGGAAAAGCATTATGCTGTATAAAATTGTCAGACTTATCGCATTGATTTTTTTAAAGTTATTTTCAAGGCTGCGGGTTGAAGGAAATAACCGGTTGCCATCCAATGAAGCATTTATTTTAGCTCCTAATCACTTTAGCAATCTGGATGCTTTTATACTATTGGCAGCCGTGAACAGGGAAATTTACACACTCGGCAAAAAAGAACTATTTAAAAATCGATTTTCAAGATTTCTATTTACCGGACTTAATGGTATTTCTGTTAATAGGAAAGGGGTTTGCAATCAAACCTTAAAAACTGCTTTGGATATTTTACAGCGAAATAAGGTTCTTGCTGTTTTTCCCGAAGGTTATGTCAGTGGAAATGGAACATTGGGGCATTTTAAAGATGGCGCTGCCAAACTGGCGCTGGATGCGAAAGTTCCCGTTATTCCTGTTGCCATTATCGGAAGTAACCGACTGCTCCCTTTGGGCAAAAAAATCCCCAGACCGCATCGAGTAATAGTTAAATTTGGAAAACCAATTGTAACAGACTTTTCTAATTCCAATCGTGAAT
This genomic window from bacterium contains:
- a CDS encoding 1-acyl-sn-glycerol-3-phosphate acyltransferase: MLYKIVRLIALIFLKLFSRLRVEGNNRLPSNEAFILAPNHFSNLDAFILLAAVNREIYTLGKKELFKNRFSRFLFTGLNGISVNRKGVCNQTLKTALDILQRNKVLAVFPEGYVSGNGTLGHFKDGAAKLALDAKVPVIPVAIIGSNRLLPLGKKIPRPHRVIVKFGKPIVTDFSNSNRESIEKYTSMIKNEIYLLLNQGNNNEKLL